The sequence CCGAACTCTTAGATGTCATCAATGCTATCGCCCAAAAATATGAGGTAAAAGTGCCCTGTTTTGGCCATACAGGCGATGGCAACGTGCACACCAACGTCATGGTGGATGGCACTAATCCCGAAGAGCTTGAAAAAGGCCACAAGGCCATCAAAGAGATTTTTCAAGCGACTGTCGATTTAGGTGGCACCTTGAGTGGCGAGCATGGCATAGGACTAAGCAAAGCCCCTTACATGACCATGGCGTTTACCGAGGGTGAAATGGAACTCTTTCGCTCCATCAAACGCGCCTTTGACCCTAACAACATCCTTAACCCTTTTAAAATGGGTCTCTAATGCGCTTTCTTCATTACGTGGAATTGCTTAAAAAAATCAAAGACAAGCAACTCATGCACTACGCTTCATCGCTGAGCTTTCACACCATGCTTTCGCTGATTCCTGTGCTTTTGATTTCCATGTCTATTTTTACGCAACTGCCAAGTTTTGAAGTCTATTATGAGAAAATGACTGCGTTTATTTTCTCGTCCCTTTTACCCTCCCACCAGGAAGTCATCTCGGGCTACATTGAAACGTTTTTGAGCAACACCGTAGGTATGGGCGTATTGGGTTTTGTGGTGGTACTTTTTACTTCGATGATGTTTTTTTTAGAATACGAGTACATTATTAACACGCTTTTAAATGCCAAAAGGCGTAGTTTTTGGCAGTCACTCTCTTCTTATTGGACGCTCATTACCCTAGCACCCTTGGGGCTTGGAGTCTCTTTTTATATTTCCGGGGTCTTACACCGTATGCTTCAAAGCTCAGACTTTACCAAGTGGATTAATATTTTGGCCATTTTTCCTTACCTCATCGTTTGGGCACTCTTTTTTGCCACCTACATGATCTCTTCTGGCAAACACCTCTCGCCACGCCTTGTGGCCCTAGCTTCGTTCATTGCCTCGCTCATTTGGTATTTGTGCAAAAACCTTTTTGTCTATTATGTGGCATATAATACGTCTTATTTGAGTATTTATGGCTCGTTTAGCGTTGTGGTGTTTTTCTTTGTTTGGATTTATCTTTCGTGGATTATCTTTTTGTATGGCGTCAAATTGTGTGCTTTTTTAGAGGAGCAAAAAGGGCACTCCACCCAAGAGAACAATCCCCACCGCCAAGAAGCGCCAGCGGATAGCCAGTACGCTTAATCCCAAATACCCCACCAACGCCCAAAGGGGAGTAGGCACCTCTGCTCCCTCCATCCGCCACGCCAAAAAAGGTTCTAACACGCCATCTAGCGCCCCGCCCAACCCCATTACATGTAAAGCCGCACTTAGGGGGTAAAACCCAATAAATACAATACTCAAAGGAATGGAGCCTACCTGCTGCCATGAAGTCAAAGGAAACCAATAATGCACCGGAATATTCATAGCTAAAAAGACCCACACGTTTAACAACACCGCGTGCATGGGCGCGCTAAAACGGTCTTTAAAATGGTGCAAATACAGAAAAATGTAAAACACTCCAAAGACCGAAAACCAAAACCCAATGTGCAACACCAAATGAGGGAAAAGCACCAAGATGACCCCCACAGTTAATGCCAGTGTCCCAAAAGAGAGCAGTTTTATGTGACGCATCAACAAGAAAAACCCAAAACACGCCATGACAAAAGCGCGCAAAAAAGAGGGTACAAAATCAATGAGCCACAAATACCCAAAAGCCAACCCAAGCATAACCACACCCAAGTCAAACGTGGCGTTACGGTAGGGAAAATAGCGGTTTTGAAAAAAACGGTACAAAGGACGAAGCAGTCCATACCCTAACGCCAAAAGCACCCCAAGGTGAAACCCGCTAATAGCCACCAAGTGCGAAACGCCCCAAAATAATACATCCTCACGCAGGTCTTTGGGTACAGGAGTGGCTAGAAAAAGCGCACTAAATAAGGCTTGCATTTTGGGGCTTTCGTGTTGGGCGTGGATTTTATACGAAAGCTGTTTTGCCACACCCTCGTCACTTTGGCGCAGGGCTTGCAAGGAAAAAGAAGGGGTAAAAAAGCGCTTGGAGAGGAAGTCTGAAAAACCCAAATTTTCAGTGATGGCGTAAACACTCACCTTTTCACCTGGCCTTACATGTAAGGTTTCTTTCCACGCCACCGTATATAGAGTGAAGTCTTTGGTTTTTACATGTAAGACGTGGTAGGGCTTGCCGTTTTTACTCAAACGGGCGTCACTTAGGAGTAGTTCTCCCTCTACATACGCCCGCCCTTCTTGTGTGAAACTTTGGTACTGGGCGTAAATCACACTTACATGTAAAGCAAACAGCAACGCCAAAACGCCAAAACAAACCGCTACCTCTTTTGCATTAGCAAACAGACGTAACGGTGCAAGGGTCAAATAGGCGTCACTTCGATCTTGGCTTCTTTGGCGCCCTCGTAGATGATTTCTACAGGCACCCCGCCACGGTCCACAAAGCGCGTGCAGGCTTTTTGGAACATAAGATTAGCGATACCCACGGGGCCGTTACGGTTTTTGCCGACAATGACTTCAGACTCCTCTTCAGGCTTTTCAAAAAAAGTGCTTCTGTACTCTTTGCCTTCTGCTCTTGCGCGCTGTTCTTTCTCTTTTTCTTCACGCATGCGGTACACGTCATCACGGTAAACAAACAAAATCATGTCCGCATCTTGTTCGATGGCGCCAGATTCGCGAAGGTCACTAAGCATCGGGCGTTTATCGTGACGGCTTTCCACCCCACGGTTAAGCTGTGAAAGGGCAAGTACAGGCATTTTAAGTTCGCGTGCTAAAAGTTTGAGTCCGCGACTCATTTCACTCACTTCCAAGTGGCGGTCTTTATTGCCCGTGCCTCCCATGAGTTGCAAATAATCGATGATGCACAGGCTAATCTCGGGGTGCTTGGACTTGAGCTTGCGCAGTTTGGAGCGCACATGGTGAATGTCAGCATTGCCATTATCATCCACAAAAAGCTTACGATTTTCCATGACATTACACGCATCGCTCAGGCGCGTCCACTCATCATCGTTCAGGTTGCCCACTTTGATTTTTTGGAGCGGAATGGAGGTTTTAGCACTCAGCATCCGCAGCATCAGTTGCTCAGCGGGCATCTCTAGAGAAAAAATCGCCACCCCTTTGTTTAAATCCAACGCCTTTTGCGCAAGATTCAAACAAAAGGCCGTTTTTCCCATCGCAGGACGCGCCGCAACGATAATAAGGTCACCCTCCCCAAAGCCTGTAGTGAGGTGGTTTAGCTCTTTAAAACCCGTATCAAGCCCCACTACGCCTTGGTTGCCCCGCAGTTTCATCTCTTTGATGTGCGCCACCGTAGCACGCACCATTTCAGGGGACTCACGAAACTCCCTGTCGGTGGCTTCTTGGGTGATTTGGTAAAGCTTTTGCTGAATCACATCCACCACATCCTTGGCAGGCATGTCCCGCTCTACGGCAATTTCGGTGATGTCTGAGGTTAGTCGCACTAGCTCGCGCTTGATGGATTTTTCTTTGACTTCGGTCACATAAGGGGCGATGGAAGGCAAGGGATTGGTGGAGATGACTTCAAGCATCACCTCTTCATCAAAGCGGTTTTCTTGGGCCAGTTTTTTGCGCACAAACTCTTCGTCAATGGGCAAATCCCCGCACTCACACGCTTCCATCGCTTCAAACATGTACCGATGTGCGGGCAAGTAAAAATCACTGGCCTTAAGGCGGCTTGCTACCTCTTCAAATTGGGTAGGATTAAAAAAAATAGAGCTCAAAATGGAGCGTTCGATGTTAATATTATGCAGGTTTTCCACTATTTTTCCCCTTCTTTGGCCGCTTTTTCCACTTCTTCTAAAAAGCGTGCCACCAGTTCGTCTTCTTTGAGTTTTGCCACCACTTCCCCTTTGCGCATCACAAGCCCCTGCCCTTTGCCAAAGGCAATGGCCACATCCGCGTGCTTGGCTTCACCTATGGCGTTGACCACGCATCCCATGACGGAGATATCAAGGGGCGTTTTGATGTGCTTGGTGCGCCGTTCCACTTCTTCCACGGCTTTGACAAGGTTGGATTCTAGCCGTCCGCAGGTGGGACAGGAGATGATATTGACTCCTGATTTGACCACGCCACTGTCTTTTAAGATGGCCTTACCCACGCGCACTTCTTCTTCCAGTTCGCCCGTCATGGAAACCCGAATCGTGTCGCCGATGCCCTCAAGCAACAACGTCCCTAGGGCGATGGAAGACTTGATGGTGGAGTGAAACAAGGTACCCGCTTCTGTGACACCAAGGTGAAAAGGGTACGGCGTAAGGGGACGCAGTAGACGGTACGCTTCCACCGTGCGCACCACGTCGCTGGCTTTGAGGGAAACTTTGATGTCCGTAAACCCCAAATCCTCCAAAAACTTGATGTTATAAAGCGCTGACTCGACCATGCCCTTAGCAGTGGGGCCGTAGCGTTGGTCAAACTCTTTTTCCAGTGAACCCGAATTCACCCCGATACGAATGGGCAAGTTTCGCACTTGGCAAGCTTTGACCACTTCGGCCACACGACTTTTTTCGCCAATATTGCCCGGGTTAATGCGAATACCATCCACCACTTCCGCGGCAATGAGTGCCAAACGGTAGTTAAAGTGAATGTCCGCCACCAACGGCAACGAACTCTGCGCTTTAATGGCCGCCAACGCCCGCGCATCTTCGTAATCAGGCACCGCCACACGGACGATGTCGCATCCTGCAAAATGGAGCCGTTTTATCTGTTCCAGTGTGCCTTCCACGTCGCGGGTGCGGGTAAAGGTCATGGATTGCACAGGAATAGGCGCGTCGCCACCGATGGGAATACCGCCTAAAACTATCTGTTTTGTGGGATAACGTTGCAGCATTAATTTCTCTTTTACGCGGTCATATTAGCTCTATGAGCGGATTTTTGAGGCCATGAAACGCTCAGGATGAGCGTTGGCCGAGAACCCTCGGAGATTTGTCAGGACGACAAATCGAGAATGAGCGAATAGGGCTAATACGACCGCGTTTTTTTAAGACATCTTAACACGCTTTTGCTTAGGCTCAGGAAAACGACACGGGGTCCATGTCGACTTCCACCAAGCGTCCTTTACATGTAAGGCCCGCTTGCACTAAAGCGCGTGGGGAGTCTGAGCGCAGTAACACGTGATAGCGGTATTTGCCCGCGATTTTTCCAATGTCGGAGGGGCCGTGTCCCACCACTTCTACGCGCTCTTTATACGCCGTAAGTTTGCCTAGCACTTCTTCCACGACTTTCTTACATGTAAGCTCATTGGCGTGAGAAACAAGCAAGCGCAGCAACCGTTTAAAAGGCGGATAAAGGCCTTCGCGGTGGGGTTTTTCTTCTTTTAAAAACCGTTCAAAATCGTCCATGTACGCGTGGAAAAATTCAGGATTCAGGGTTTGGAGGATGACTTCTCCTTCGCCTTTTCGCCCACTGCGCCCTGCGATTTGAAGGGCTAAGGCTAAGGCTTTTTCCCGCGCGCGA comes from Sulfurospirillum tamanense and encodes:
- a CDS encoding YihY family inner membrane protein — its product is MRFLHYVELLKKIKDKQLMHYASSLSFHTMLSLIPVLLISMSIFTQLPSFEVYYEKMTAFIFSSLLPSHQEVISGYIETFLSNTVGMGVLGFVVVLFTSMMFFLEYEYIINTLLNAKRRSFWQSLSSYWTLITLAPLGLGVSFYISGVLHRMLQSSDFTKWINILAIFPYLIVWALFFATYMISSGKHLSPRLVALASFIASLIWYLCKNLFVYYVAYNTSYLSIYGSFSVVVFFFVWIYLSWIIFLYGVKLCAFLEEQKGHSTQENNPHRQEAPADSQYA
- a CDS encoding ComEC/Rec2 family competence protein, giving the protein MTLAPLRLFANAKEVAVCFGVLALLFALHVSVIYAQYQSFTQEGRAYVEGELLLSDARLSKNGKPYHVLHVKTKDFTLYTVAWKETLHVRPGEKVSVYAITENLGFSDFLSKRFFTPSFSLQALRQSDEGVAKQLSYKIHAQHESPKMQALFSALFLATPVPKDLREDVLFWGVSHLVAISGFHLGVLLALGYGLLRPLYRFFQNRYFPYRNATFDLGVVMLGLAFGYLWLIDFVPSFLRAFVMACFGFFLLMRHIKLLSFGTLALTVGVILVLFPHLVLHIGFWFSVFGVFYIFLYLHHFKDRFSAPMHAVLLNVWVFLAMNIPVHYWFPLTSWQQVGSIPLSIVFIGFYPLSAALHVMGLGGALDGVLEPFLAWRMEGAEVPTPLWALVGYLGLSVLAIRWRFLAVGIVLLGGVPFLLL
- a CDS encoding replicative DNA helicase codes for the protein MENLHNINIERSILSSIFFNPTQFEEVASRLKASDFYLPAHRYMFEAMEACECGDLPIDEEFVRKKLAQENRFDEEVMLEVISTNPLPSIAPYVTEVKEKSIKRELVRLTSDITEIAVERDMPAKDVVDVIQQKLYQITQEATDREFRESPEMVRATVAHIKEMKLRGNQGVVGLDTGFKELNHLTTGFGEGDLIIVAARPAMGKTAFCLNLAQKALDLNKGVAIFSLEMPAEQLMLRMLSAKTSIPLQKIKVGNLNDDEWTRLSDACNVMENRKLFVDDNGNADIHHVRSKLRKLKSKHPEISLCIIDYLQLMGGTGNKDRHLEVSEMSRGLKLLARELKMPVLALSQLNRGVESRHDKRPMLSDLRESGAIEQDADMILFVYRDDVYRMREEKEKEQRARAEGKEYRSTFFEKPEEESEVIVGKNRNGPVGIANLMFQKACTRFVDRGGVPVEIIYEGAKEAKIEVTPI
- the ispG gene encoding flavodoxin-dependent (E)-4-hydroxy-3-methylbut-2-enyl-diphosphate synthase — its product is MLQRYPTKQIVLGGIPIGGDAPIPVQSMTFTRTRDVEGTLEQIKRLHFAGCDIVRVAVPDYEDARALAAIKAQSSLPLVADIHFNYRLALIAAEVVDGIRINPGNIGEKSRVAEVVKACQVRNLPIRIGVNSGSLEKEFDQRYGPTAKGMVESALYNIKFLEDLGFTDIKVSLKASDVVRTVEAYRLLRPLTPYPFHLGVTEAGTLFHSTIKSSIALGTLLLEGIGDTIRVSMTGELEEEVRVGKAILKDSGVVKSGVNIISCPTCGRLESNLVKAVEEVERRTKHIKTPLDISVMGCVVNAIGEAKHADVAIAFGKGQGLVMRKGEVVAKLKEDELVARFLEEVEKAAKEGEK